From Paraglaciecola sp. L1A13:
AAAACCGTCAGTGTAGAACATACGAAAAAATGTGATGAGCCAGTCTTATCTTATTACATACAGTACCAATCAAACCCCGAATAGATCTCAGTAGCATATAAATAGACTGTTATGTGTTTCAGTCACGTGAGTGTCATAAAATATGGGTAGCCTGCAAGCATTGACTAGCTAAAACACTCACCGATAATTGAAAAAACTTAAACGTTATCAATACGAACGCTACGCAGTATTGTGTAAATTGTCCTATCCAAAATGCTTCGATCATGTTGCCCTTGGCTTTTCGGAAGATGGCCATGTGGCGATTAAAAATCGTCGAGGTCATGTGCTTGCGCGTATATTGTGGCAAGACAAGAAAAAAGAAGTGATTGTGGTGTTCCGTGGTTCGCAGATATTAAGTGATTGGTTTGCAAATCTGTGTTTTTTCCCCAAACGTAAACGCTTTGATAAAACAGTTTACTATGTTCACTATGGTTACGATCGATTACTTAATCAAAAAGTCCCAGGCGCAGAGCAATCAGACGAAGCTCTGAGTATCTATCAGCAAATAGAACGTGTATTGACGCCTCTTATCGCCAATGGCAAACGGGTTAGTTTGACAGGACATTCATCCGGTGGTGCCATGGCAATATTGACAGCGGATTGGTTGGAGCGCCGCTTTGATGCACCCGTTAGACGCGTAGTAACTTTTGGTCAACCATCGACAGGGTTTCGCAGTTTTAACAGGCATTACCTTCTTCATCGCAGAACTTATCGAATCTGTTGCGACTTAGATATAATTACCTTTTTGCCGCCTTTACCGGGGATTTTCGTTCATGTGGGTCGGAATTTATGGTTACATAATGAGCGTATTTATGAAAATATTCGCCCCTCTGTGCGTCTATACAAAACATTAACAAGTTGGCTTATTTCGCCAATTTCTTATCACTACATGCATAAATATATTCGTAATAAGGACTTTTTTGATAAACATTAAGCTAGTCAGTCAATTCGGCTAGCCACATGTATGGTGTGAGTCTAAGACCTGACTAACGGAGTTGAATGCGCGCGCTCATCGCATAAAATACAGCTGATTAAGAGCGAGGGGAATGACCTTGGTTAATGCTTTCAATATATTGGGCTTGCTTGAGCTTTTGTTGAACACTCAGTTCGGCCGTTTTTAATAACGCTCTACAATGTTTTAGTCCGCTTTGCTGCTCTTCGTCTAACCCGTCGTCTTGCGCTAATCTGGCCAGCACTTTGAGTAAACTCAAGCCTATATTTGGGTTTTTAGGTGAGAGTTGTAACGCTTGCGTAAGTAATTTGTATGCAGGCGAAAAACGTTTGTTTTTATAATGTACTGACGCCATTTCAGCTAATTCTTTAGGTGTGTGATGGATTTCGTTACGCTCGTTTCGTTCCTGATCTATATATTCAGCCATAACTTGGCTGGCAAATGAATTACCTTCAACCTGCTCTTTTAGACGGTCTAGAATGACTATTGCTTCTTCGCGCTGTCCAATTTCATGTAACGCTTTTACTTTATCCAAATTATCTTCAAGAGAATGCCAGCTGTTCACCTGAGTCTGGCTCAGCATAAGCTCTTCAGCTTGTTTTTTATTGTCACGCAGACTCAATAAACGCGCATGAATAACGGTAAGTTGACTCTTGAAATCATTGACGTGGGCATATTCTTGTTCAATTACAGATAGCTTTCGTTCTATTTCAGCCAATAAATTCTTTGCTTGGGTTTCCGATACGGTTGCGGCTA
This genomic window contains:
- a CDS encoding lipase, which translates into the protein MKKLKRYQYERYAVLCKLSYPKCFDHVALGFSEDGHVAIKNRRGHVLARILWQDKKKEVIVVFRGSQILSDWFANLCFFPKRKRFDKTVYYVHYGYDRLLNQKVPGAEQSDEALSIYQQIERVLTPLIANGKRVSLTGHSSGGAMAILTADWLERRFDAPVRRVVTFGQPSTGFRSFNRHYLLHRRTYRICCDLDIITFLPPLPGIFVHVGRNLWLHNERIYENIRPSVRLYKTLTSWLISPISYHYMHKYIRNKDFFDKH